In the genome of Brachypodium distachyon strain Bd21 chromosome 3, Brachypodium_distachyon_v3.0, whole genome shotgun sequence, the window TAGCATTACCATTAGCATTAGCATCAGGATGAAGTCAGCGACGTTGTCGCTGATGGAAGGAAAGGCATGGGCAAGTACTCCCAACTGAGGCACCACGAGACGTGTATTTTGTGAGCGATCGGTCCAACGTGACCTTGAACCATGAGGTCCACCTCCGCAGAGCGCAGATGAAATGGGAACAGTGCCGGGAACAGTCGATATCTTTGGGACAGAAACGTCCAAGAATCACCAGAGAATCATCCACTTTTGACGCCATCGTGACCCCTTTGACAGAGGAGGACTGGAGGAGGCGTCATCCCACGCCCTTTGACTCGAATTTTGAATCAAAGGCCACGGCGCAACAGCCACCGGCGGCGAGACCGGAAATTAAAATACCCGGCGAGTAAGAGAGAAGACTGCGGATTAAATGTTTAAGCACTTGATctctgaagaaaaagaaagaaaaggaaggctCTCACGAGAGAGAGCTGGAGCCCTATGTTTCAGCACAACGTATTTTAAGATTTTGCTtggaccaacaattagactaatgatttgagaaATGATTTGAGacttatgtgttacaaaaattatatcattggattcgtatttcaaatttttttcaacgatataaaatttgtaacatataatttacatacaattggtctaattgttggtcaagtTTGATCTTAAAAAGCGTGGGCGCGCATTGTTTGTGAAATGGAATGAGTAAATAGACAGTGATCATCGACGTTGAGATTAGAATAGCAGCCTGGCGGACCTTACATTGCCCAGTGCCCACAATCCACAAAATAACACAAAATAACTACTTCTAATAAGAGGCGGGGTCCGAGTCCGGCATGACGCCGACGCGAGCGCCGAGGCAGTAGGAGAGGCAGGCGTCGTGGCAGGCGTAGAAGACCTGCTCCTCGGAGAGGTCGCGGGCGTGCCACCTGCTGACGCCGACCCGCTTGTCCTTCTTCACCCCGCCCCAGCCGAGGAGCCGCTCCGCCAtgccggccatggaggcgtTCCCCATGCCGGTCACTTCGCGCAGCTCCCTGGCGCACCTGTCCTCCAGCCCGTGGTGGGCGCTCAGCTTGCGGCAGTCGGACCTCACGTTGTACCCGACGAAGGCCACGCGCGGGTCGTCCAGGAAGCGCGAGAGGATGGCGGGGATCGCGGCACCGTCGGCGTTGTCGGCCGCCTGCGCGATCTGGAACACCAGGCAGCGGTGCCCGCTGCAGAGCTGCAGCGTGCCCGGCCGCAGCTCGGACTCTGATCCTCCGTCATTGTCGGAGGAGTCGGGCTCTGATTCGCCGCCGTCGGGCTCTGATtcgtcgtcggaggaggaggagtcgaGGAAAGGAGGAGTCCACTGCACGCCCAAGCCGACGGTGAGTCCCATGCCGgagtggaggcggcggcggccccgccagAGCGTGGTGTAGACCCAGCAGCGCGCCACGGCGGGGGTCACCGTGACGGTGCCGCGTCCGGCGACGCGCACCTCGTAGTCGTCGTGGGTTCGCGTGGAGTGACGGAGGCGCGCtgacacggcggcggccatggctccGGCGGTTTCTTGGCTAGCTTTGCCCCCTGGCCTGCGGCAACTGCTACGATCGACCCGCTCGGTTTACCCAGGCACGCAAGCCAGACAAACGTGGGAACCTCACGTTTCCAACTAGTAGACTCGACTAGGTCTGCGTTCTTTTCGGCCGAGGCTTCTGCTAAAAACAAAACTGCTCTCACCAGCTTTCCTATCTCAGATTTAATTAGATAAACCAAATCAATTCGATGGTCTAATCAATTTTAGGTGACTGTTTCTTCGGAAAGTTGGGAAAGGACAGCTTATCGAAGAAGCCGGTCTAGAAAATCAAAAATAACTGGCCCTAGGACTCACACGCTGACCGAGGAGGCAGCCAGACAACCACGAATCGCGATAACACGAAagcaattttttgttttcccagCTCAAACACGGGAGCGCCTCTCTTTGTTAGCTGGGGCTCACGCATGGCACATTGGCAGCACGAAAGCCAGACAAACGTGGGTTGCCGACTCGGCCCAGTCCAACTAACCCTGCCACCCTCACTGGCCAACACCAGCAGCACCTGGCCTACTCCCGTTCGGCCCAGCCCAACTAGTGATTGAGACGATACAAGAGGCCATGTAGTTGGGATTTGAGTCTTTACTCACACAATCGCTCAGCGTCACGTTGAGAAGGATGGAATCCGATGAACTGATTTCTCggtagaggaggaagagagatgCCCGCATGGGGTTTGGGTACAAGTTTAATCAGTGTCTTTTTCAGAAGGAATCGCTAAGCCATATAAGCTACGGTAGAGTAATTTCCTGCTGGGCCTGGGCTGTCTTCCTTGTTGACGCCTGGGCCTCACGCCTCCTGAAGTGCTCGTCTGTACGTCTTTTCTCACGCAACGCCTGGTCCAGGTACTTAGCCGTGACATTGTCCCCTCCAACAGAAGCAGCTTGACCCCAAGCTGGAGCATCAGGGAAATAATTGACCATTGAAAACAAATTCTCCCACGTTTGACAGTGAGCAGGAAGATGGCTCCATGACAGCAACACCTGAGGTTTTAACTTGCCACCACATTTGATCAACCTGGCCGCCAATATCTCCAATGGCTGGACCTGCAGAACTGAATCCATGACGAAAACAGGAAGGTCAGTGCTCACCTGATCCGTGGTGTTCAGGGCCTTCTTAAGCAAGGAGACATGCACCACCGGGTGAATCCGAGAGCCAACAGGCAACTGCAATTTATACGCCACATTGCCGACACGCTGCAGTACAGGATATGGTCAGAAGTACTTGAAACTTAATTTGTGTGATGGGCGAGAGGCCACTGACTGTTGGACATACGGTTGCAGACGTAAGTAAACCTGATCCCCCACTTCAAAAGATCGTTCCATGCGTTTTTTGTTAGCCTGGGCAGTCatgcgcgcccgcgcccgctcCAGGTGTTGCTTGATCAGAGGTATCTTGGCATTGCGCTCCTGGAGCCATTCTGCCAAATCAGGGTTGGGAATTTGAGCTGTGTTGTCCACTGCAAAGTGCCGAGGTTTTCTGCCATATAACACCTCAAAAGGGGATCTTCCCAAAGTTGAATGAAAGGTTGTATTATACCAATACTCTGCCTGAGGGAGCCACTGTGACCACTTGCTTGGCTTGGCATGAACGAGACAACGAAGGTAGGTTTCAAGGCACTGATTTAGGCGCTCGGTCTGTCCGTCGGTTTGCGGGTGGTAGGAGGAACTGAGATTCAACGTGGTGTCAGCCAACTTGAATAATTGTTGCCAAAATGCACTGACAAACACCTTGTCACGATCAGAGATGACAATCTGGGGCATACCATGCAAACGATAGACATTGTCCAAGAAGAGTTGAGCAACCGTTGAAGCAGTGAAAGGGTGCTTCAACGGAATGAAATGCCCATATTTTGTGAACTTGTCTATGACCACCAAAATCGTGTCATAGCGACCAGATACAGGTAAACCCTCGATGAAGTCCAAACTCAGTGTGTGCCAAGCCGCAGGGGGAATTGGGAAAGGTTGCAAGAGGCCAGGGGTACGGTTGTGATCACTCTTCGCTTGTTGGCAAACCCGGCAATTCTGTACAAAAGTGTCAATGTCTTGCTTCATTTTAGGCCATGCAAACAACTGTTTGACCTTATGATAAGTGGCCAAACGCCCTGAGTGCCCACCCAAACTACTACTGTGTAATGCCAAAAGCACCGCTTGATGAGCTGCTGAGTGTGAGCCGAACCAAATACGACCATTGAAACGAATAATACCATCAGTCAATGAATATCCGTGGGCATTTGGACTCTGAAGACTGAGTTCAGATAACAGTTGCAGGGCTTGAGGATCACGCTGATATGCTTCAAGAATTATCTCCACCCATTTAGGCTGCACCATAGAGATGGCATTCACTTCCAAGGAAGCAACAGGGCGTCGAGATAGAGCATCAGCTGCTTTATTAGTGACCCCTTTTTTGTATATGATCTTGTACTGTAACCCCATTAAACGAAAGAAAGCTTTTTGCTGCAACACTGTATTGAAACGATGATCCCCAAGATGGATTAGGCTCTTCTGATCTGTGTGTATAGTGAATGGGCGATGCTGTAAATAGGATTTCGATTTGTCGATTGCAAGCAAATAGCCATACACTCTTTGTCATAAGTCGATAGAGCTTGGTTTTTTGGTCCCAATGCATGACTGAGAAATGCCAATGGATGACCTTGCTGCATAAGAACAGCCCCCACCCCATATGCACAAGCATCTGTCTCCAACACAAATTCTTTGGTAAAGTCCGGCAATGCCAACACTGGGGCATTCACCAAGGCCAGTTTCAGAGTACTGAATGACTCATCCTCAATGGTTGTCCAAATAAAGGGCACATTCTTCTTGAGCAATGTGGTCAGAGGGCGACAAATCACACCAAAATTGCGAATAAATCGTCGATAATATCCGGCTAGCCCCAAAAATCCACGAAGTTGTTTGATATTCAAAGGACAAGGCACTGTTGCACTGCCTCAATTTTAGCTGGGTCGGTTGATACACCATTTTCCCCAATAATGTGCCCGAGATATTCCAGAGACGGTTGTGCGAATGAGCATTTAGTCAGTTTAACAAACAATTGGTGCTGTTGTAATAGCGCAAACACATGGCGCAAATGCTGAACATGTACCTCCAACGATGGACTGTAAATTAGAATGTCATCAACAAACACTAAGACAAACTTGCGAATGACTGAAGCAAAAATGTTGTTCATCGCAGCTTGAAAGGTGGCTGGAGCACATGTGAGTCCAAATGGCATTACCAAAAACTCAAAATGACCACTTGAGACTTGAAAGCTGTTTTAGCTTCATCTTGAGGATGCATGCGTATTTGATGATAGCCGGACCGCAGATCCAATTTAGTAAAAAACTTAGCACCAGCAAGCTCATCCATTAACTCTTCCACAACTGGCATAGGATATCGATCTTTAACTGTCACCGCATTGAGATGGCGGTAGTCCACACAAAGACGCCAGGATCCATCCTTCTTCTTGACCAACAGAACAGGTGAAGCAAATGGACTCTGGCTCGGCCGAATGATACCAGCCTGCAACATCTCTCGAAGCTGCTTCTCAATTTCATCCTTTTGTTGAGGAGTGTAACGATAAGGCTTGACATTCACTGGTTGCACACCTGGCAACAAATTGATGTGATGATCATAGGAACGATGTGGTGGCAACCCTTTTGGTTCCTGGAAACACACGGCATGTTCAGAAATGACTTGGGCAATAGGTGATGGCACCTGATCAACCAAAGAGTTTTGTGGCACAGCTGTTAGTTGAACAATGTGAGCCACAGCATCTTGCTCCAGAGACTCATGCAATTCAACCACAGAAATCAAATCACATTGTTTCAGATTAGGTCTCACCCCTCTCAGTGTAATTCTGACCCCATTGTGCCAAAAACGCAACACCTTCTTAGGCCAATCAATCCACATCTTACCACAAGCTTCTAACCAATCCATGCCCAAAATCATGTCATAATGTGGCAAGTTAAACACTTGTAGAGTTGTGGTGAAAGTATATCCTTGACATGTCCATGTAGCATGAGACACAGCCGAATCACATTTGACCTTGCCACCATTTGCTACTGTGACCACCACGGCAGGAACATCATGAACTGGCAATTTGATTGCAGCCACTGCAGCTTGACTAATAAAGCTGCCATTACTGCCAGAATCAATGAGGATAAGCACTTGTTTGCCCCCCATCATCCCTTGGAGACGCATGGACTTCTTGTTAGACGTTCCTGAAGTAGCATAGATGGACAAATGCATCAGGGAATCACCATCACTGTCATCAGTCTCCGGATCAGTGTCAGACTCTGTACTGACTTGCAAGATCAAGCAATTCTTCCACCATATGCAAAgggacagcagcagcacactTGTGTCCTGGTTGATACTTATCTCCACACTTGAAACACTCCCCCTTGGCACGGCGTTGGGCACGAAGAGCTGCCATCTTTTTAGACCACACTGGTTTATTGTCCCCTTTCTTTTTATCATCAGTTGCAACTGTAAGAATCCCCTTGCCATGCCCATTACCCTGGTACATTGGTTTATACTCATGCTTGTACTTGGAGCTATTATACTGGCGCGCCTCTTCCAGCATTTCTTCCTGCGTTTCAGCAAGAGATAACGCAGCATCAACAGTTCGAGGTTTATGTAACCGAATGGCTTTTTGAATCTCACGTTTCAACCCAGCGACAAACTTAGTGACAAAGAATGCCTCATCATAATGCCTATTATGCACTAACACCTTATGCCTCAGTTCGTCAAACTTGTGGAAATAGCTATCGACAGATTCGGTTTGTTTACAACGCTCTAAAGTTTCTAAGTAACGATGATGCTTATATTTCCCAAACTTGGCATGCACAACTACCACTAACTCTTCCCAATTATCAACATCATGTTCAGCTTCATAAGTTTGAAGCCAGAAAGCAGCGTTCCCTAAGAAATGCATTGTAGCGAAACGAGCCCAAGTATCTCGAGGAACATGGTACATGGAAAAATACTTTTCAGCTACAGCCTTCCACCATTTTGGATTATCCCCATCAAACTTAGGAAAATCAGTTTTAGGCATACGGGAATGAAAACGGCGATCCTCATGATGATCAGTAAAATGATAACTGTCCAGATCATCTTCCTTGCCAGAGTATTCCCCCAATTCAAATTGCACAGGAGATTGGGCGAAGGTGCGCTTACCCTTGACCAGGGTAGGTCCTGGTGCTCGAGGAGCCCCAGACACAGTACCCTGGTGATGTGAAGTTGAGCCGTGCCCGTTGGGCCGAGGGGTCGTCGTGTCGTCAGACGGACGCGCCGCCTCCAGAGTTGCCACGCGCGCATCCACAGCTGTGAGGGATGTCTGCAGCGTCTCTAGGTGCTGATCCACCTTCGGCATCCAGAGCTGCAAGGCCTGAAGTGCTTTGGCGACCAATTCCCCTTGAGTCTTCACCGCCGTCAGATCGCTCTGCAGCCTTTCCATCACAACCCCTTCAACGATGGAGTCCACCGCCGCCCACGAGATGCGCCCCCGCTGATACACGAATCAGGTCTGCACACAGGAATTTCACAGTCGTGGGATGACCACGACCAACCCTTGCAGCCGCCCAATCTGTATCCGAGCAGTCTACCGCCGCCACACGCCACCAGAGTTGCCGCAAGATGTGAGGCaacacgccgccgccgcgagagCAAAATATGTGTGGAATTTTACGAGAGAGCCCAACCACACACACTCTGACTCCCGAATCGCCGCCCGCAGTACCCAATCGAAGAAATCCGACGAACTGCgactcccttttttttttacagctttTCTGACGAATCCACCCAAGAATCggtggctctgataccagatGAGACGATACAAGAGGCTATATAGTTGGGATTTGAGTGTTTACTCACACAATCGCTCAGCGTCACGCTGAGAAGGATGG includes:
- the LOC104584089 gene encoding uncharacterized protein LOC104584089; its protein translation is MAAAVSARLRHSTRTHDDYEVRVAGRGTVTVTPAVARCWVYTTLWRGRRRLHSGMGLTVGLGVQWTPPFLDSSSSDDESEPDGGESEPDSSDNDGGSESELRPGTLQLCSGHRCLVFQIAQAADNADGAAIPAILSRFLDDPRVAFVGYNVRSDCRKLSAHHGLEDRCARELREVTGMGNASMAGMAERLLGWGGVKKDKRVGVSRWHARDLSEEQVFYACHDACLSYCLGARVGVMPDSDPASY